The sequence ACTCGAACCGCACCTCGATGGGGCCGCGCGGCAGCGTCTCGCCGGCCTCGCCCGGGTCGGCGACGTCGGGGACGGTGTCCAGCACGCCGAGCACCCGGCGCCACCCCGCGATCGCGTTCTGCGCTTCGTTCAGGACCTCCGTGGCGGTCTGCATCGGGCTGACGAACAGCGTGACCAGGAAAAGGAACGCCACGAGCCGTCCGGCCGACAACTCCCCGGCGACGCCGAGCAGCGTCCCGGCGATGACGACGGCGCCGGTGGCGAGCGCCGCCACCAGCTCGCTGACCGGGAACGTGAGCGCGACCATCGCCTGCGCCCGCGTCTGCGCCGACCGGTAGGACTCCACCGTCTCGTCCACCCGCCGGCCGGTGCGCTCCTCCGAGGCGTAGGCGCGGATCACCGGGGCGCCCACGACCGACTCGCTGACCGCCGCCAGCAGGTCGCCCATCCGCTCCCGCACCCGCATGTACGCCCTCGACAGGATCCGCTGGAAGCGGCGCAGCGCGAACGCCAGCGGCACGAACGCCACCCACACCAGAAGCGCCAGCGGCCACGAGTAGACGACCATCAGCACGCTCGCCACGACCAGCTGCCCGATCGACACGATGAACATCAGCCCGCCCGACTGCATGAACTGGCTGATCTGGTCGACGTCGCCGGTCACCCGCGACACCAGCGCGCCCCGCCGCTCCCCGCTCTGGGTGAGCATCGACAGGTCGTGGACATGCCGGAACGCCCGCACCCGCAGCGACGCCAGGCCGCCCTCGGACGTCCTGTACAGCCGCACGTTCATCAGGTACGCGCACACGGCCGTCACCAGGACGGCCCCCGCGCACAGCAGCACCGCCGTCCGGATGAAGGCCAGGTCGGGGCCGTCCGGGCGGCCGAGGCCCTTGTCGATCGTCTGCTGGACGGCGACGGGCACCACCACGCGCCCGGCCGTCGACACCAGCGCGAGCGCCAGCGTCCCGGCCAGGCCGGCCCGGAACTCCGGGGTCAGCCGCAGCCCGCGCCGCAGCGTGCTGATCGCGCCCTCCGCCGCGGTGTCGCTCAGTCCCGGCGCGCTTCTCTGCTTCGAGCCCGCCGTGTCGGTCACCGTCGTCATGCCATGGCCTCCTCGCCGCCCTCGACCGCTTCCTGCTCCGCCTCGGCCCGCTCGTAGGCGTTGACGAGGTTGCGGTAGCCCTCCGAGCCGTCCAGCAGCCCGGCGTGGGTGCCGCGCGCGATGACGCGGCCGTGCTCCATGTAGACGACCTCGTCGGCGAGCGCGATCGTGGCCTTGCGGTAGGCGACGACCACGACGGTCGCGCCGCCGGCCTGCTCCGCCTGCGACTCCCGCAGGCTCTGCAGGATGCGCGCCTCGACCTGCGGGTCGACGCTGGACGTCGCGTCGTCCAGGACGAGCAGCCGGGGCCGCCGCACCAGCGCCCGCGCCAGCGCGAGCCGCTGGCGCTGGCCGCCCGACAGCGTCGCCCCGCGCTCGCCCACCCGCGTGTCGAGCCCGTCGGCGAGGGCCGCGACGAACCCCTCGGCCTGGGCGAGCCGCAGCGCCTCCCAGACCCGCTCGTCCGGCACGTCGAGGCCGAGCGTCACGTTGCCGCGCACGGTGTCGTCGAACAGGAACGTCTGCTGCGGGACCAGGGCCGCCGTCGCCGCGACCCCGCCGCGCTCCACGTCCCGCAGGTCGACGCCGTCCAGCAGGACGGACCCGTCGGCCGGGTCGACCAGCCGGACGAGCAGCGAGGTGAGCGTGGACTTGCCCGAACCGGTCGGACCGACGACCGCGATCGTCCGGCCGGGCGCCGCCGCGAAGGAGACGTCGTGCAGGACGCGGCGCCGCGCGCCCTCGCCGCCGCCCGCCGCCTCGTAGGCGAACCTGACCTCCCGGACCTGGAGCTCGGCCGCCGCGCCGCCGGAACCGTCCAGCGAGCCGTCCCCGAACGGCAGCGACCCCGTCGCGTCCAGGACGCCGCGGACCCGCTTCCACCCGACGACGCTGCGCGGCACCTCGCCCAGCACCCAGCCCAGCGCCCGGATCGGCCACGACAGCAGCGTGAACAGGTAGGCGACGTTCACCAGGTCGCCCGGCGACATCGCGCCCGAATCCAGCCGGATCGACCCGATCAGCAGGACGGCCAGCACCCCGAGGTTCGGCAGCGCCTCCAGCACCGGGTCGAACAGCCCGCGGATGCGGCCGACCGCGATGTTGGCGTCCCGCAGATCCCGCGCCCGCTCGGCGAACCGCTCCGTCTCCGCCGCCTCCCTGCCGAGGGTCTTGACCACGAGGCCGCCCTCGAAGCTCTCGTGCGCGACCTCGCTGACCTCCGCGCGCAGCTGCTGCGCGCGGGTCGCCACCGGCGACAGCCGCCGCTGGTACACCACGTTGATGAGGGCGACGGCGGGGAACACCAGGAACCCGACCCCGGCCACGACCACGTCGGTGACCAGGATCGACACCGCCGCGATCAGCAGCATGAACACGACGCCGACCGCCATCGGCAGCGGCGCGATCGGCGCCCACACCGCCTCGACGTCGGCGTTGGCGTTCGACAGCAGCTGCCCGGTCGGGTGCCGGTGGTGCCACGCCAGCGGGAGCCGCAGGTACTGCCTGGTCACCGCGCGGCGGTAGGACGCCTGGAGCCGGTACTGCATGAGGCCCGCGTAGAACCGGCGTCCCGCGACGCCGAGCGCCTTCAGCAGCGCCACCGCCATGATCAGGGCGGCTGCCCCCGCCAGCGCCCCGGCGGTCGTGTGCCCGGACTCGAACGCCGGCAGCACCACGTGGCCGGTCGCCCAGCCCAGCACCTGCGCGGTCCCCACGGTCATCGCCGCGTACAGGGCGCTCGCCAGCACCGACAGCGCGAACACCCGCGGCTCGGCCTTCACCGCCACCCACAGGACGCCCATGCCCTCCCTCAGGACAGGCGGGCTGACGCGTCTGGACGCAGGTGGCACGGCGACTCCTCGATCACGGCGGCGCCCCGAAAATGCCCCCTTGCGACCGCGGCTGGGGGTTTGTGGGGCTGGATATTGCCTACCATCCGGCCGGAGCGCTTATTCCCGGCCGCCCCGCCGCGGCCTACGATCGGTCGATGAGCACGCCCGACGACGGCCCCCCGCCGTCCGCCCCGAAGCAGGCTGGTTCCGGCCCGGCGGACCCCGGCCCGGCGGACCC is a genomic window of Actinomadura citrea containing:
- a CDS encoding ABC transporter ATP-binding protein; amino-acid sequence: MGVLWVAVKAEPRVFALSVLASALYAAMTVGTAQVLGWATGHVVLPAFESGHTTAGALAGAAALIMAVALLKALGVAGRRFYAGLMQYRLQASYRRAVTRQYLRLPLAWHHRHPTGQLLSNANADVEAVWAPIAPLPMAVGVVFMLLIAAVSILVTDVVVAGVGFLVFPAVALINVVYQRRLSPVATRAQQLRAEVSEVAHESFEGGLVVKTLGREAAETERFAERARDLRDANIAVGRIRGLFDPVLEALPNLGVLAVLLIGSIRLDSGAMSPGDLVNVAYLFTLLSWPIRALGWVLGEVPRSVVGWKRVRGVLDATGSLPFGDGSLDGSGGAAAELQVREVRFAYEAAGGGEGARRRVLHDVSFAAAPGRTIAVVGPTGSGKSTLTSLLVRLVDPADGSVLLDGVDLRDVERGGVAATAALVPQQTFLFDDTVRGNVTLGLDVPDERVWEALRLAQAEGFVAALADGLDTRVGERGATLSGGQRQRLALARALVRRPRLLVLDDATSSVDPQVEARILQSLRESQAEQAGGATVVVVAYRKATIALADEVVYMEHGRVIARGTHAGLLDGSEGYRNLVNAYERAEAEQEAVEGGEEAMA
- a CDS encoding ABC transporter ATP-binding protein → MTTVTDTAGSKQRSAPGLSDTAAEGAISTLRRGLRLTPEFRAGLAGTLALALVSTAGRVVVPVAVQQTIDKGLGRPDGPDLAFIRTAVLLCAGAVLVTAVCAYLMNVRLYRTSEGGLASLRVRAFRHVHDLSMLTQSGERRGALVSRVTGDVDQISQFMQSGGLMFIVSIGQLVVASVLMVVYSWPLALLVWVAFVPLAFALRRFQRILSRAYMRVRERMGDLLAAVSESVVGAPVIRAYASEERTGRRVDETVESYRSAQTRAQAMVALTFPVSELVAALATGAVVIAGTLLGVAGELSAGRLVAFLFLVTLFVSPMQTATEVLNEAQNAIAGWRRVLGVLDTVPDVADPGEAGETLPRGPIEVRFESVGFAYPGGPPVLHEVSAGIAPRSRIAIVGQTGSGKTTFAKLLTRLMDPVSGRVLVDGVPLDRVRFSSLRERIVMVPQDGFLFDASLADNIRYGRPDASDEDLVLALTELGLADWLDGLPEGLATPVGQRGESLSAGERQLVALARAYIADPDLLVLDEATSAVDPATEVRIQRALDGVTRGRTAISIAHRLSTAEAADEVIVFDAGRIVQRGSHAELVAEPGVYADLHASWVAQRSL